One genomic region from Neospora caninum Liverpool complete genome, chromosome V encodes:
- a CDS encoding putative peptidyl-prolyl cis-trans isomerase H, whose amino-acid sequence MAPVQPNSDSSLLSENDLPAGISYAEAMEGGSRPLLHPDNPVVFLDVSIGSHEAGRIKIELFKNIAPKSAENFRQFCTGEFRQNQVPIGYKGATFHRIIKNFMIQGGDFVKGDGTGSLSIYGTSFPDEAFVLPHFRSGLLSLANSGPNTNGCQFFITCAKCDWLNKKHVVFGQVLGKDSMQVVRKIEHVTVDGGNRPRIPVTVTQCGEL is encoded by the exons ATGGCACCCGTACAGCCGAATTCAgattcctctctcctctctgagAACGATCTTCCAGCGGGGATTTCTTACGCAGAGGCGATGGAGGGAGGCTCGCGGCCGCTCCTACACCCCGACAAccccgtcgtcttcctcgacgTCTCCATTGGCAGTCACGAAGCAGGCAGAATCAAAATCGAACTCTTCAAAAACATCGCACCGAAAAGCGCTGAAAACTTTAGGCAATTCTGCACAG GCGAGTTTCGCCAGAACCAAGTGCCGATCGGCTACAAGGGCGCCACGTTTCATCGAATCATCAAAAACTTTATGATCCAG GGCGGCGATTTCGTGAAGGGTGACGGCACTGGGAGTTTGTCAATCTACGGAACTTCCTTTCCGGACGAGGCGTTTGTTCTTCCCCACTTCCGCAGCGGTCTCTTGTCTCTGGCGAACAGCGGGCCAAACACGAACGGATGTCAGTTCTTCATCACTTGTGCAAAGTGCGACTGGCTGAATAAAAAGCACGTGGTCTTTGGACAAGTCCTCGGGAAAGACTCGATGCAAGTCGTGAGAAAAATCGAGCACGTGACGGTCGATGGGGGCAACCGGCCGCGCATCCCTGTCACTGTCACCCAGTGCGGCGAGCTGTAG
- a CDS encoding Novel protein similar to quinoid dihydropteridine reductase (QDPR, zgc:112405), related: MQLFRKTVLLFGHSGALGGAVADAFAAARWRVIGCGPRALPDAKKIAGTGLFSNGEQPSPPHETIELKPSDFNSLQAQGEYLARELQPLLASGPPLHAAICCSGAFACSPVSSEAFLAETERLFQANCLPALLCAHTAAVLFRNRQDTPQTSQDTVPPLVVLTGAAAVSSHPPAPTPGMIGYGCAKVFVHHLVRSLAATQVEKGFLGAKGGADSPGEPQSPPIDFRVVGILPTVLDTPANRDCMRDVPDEEKENSWTKVEEIAEKLVKWADGEEAVENGGLYVVRTEKGKTTFLVPPEA; this comes from the exons ATGCAGTTGTTTCGGAAAACCGTTCTCCTCTTTGGTCACTCTGGAGCGCTCGGAGGCGCAGTGGCAGACGCCTTTGCTGCGGCGCGATGGCGCGTGATTGGCTGCGGGCCTCGTGCGCTGCCGGATGCTAAGAAAATTGCAGGAACGGGTCTATTCTCAAACGGCGAACAACCGTCTCCCCCCCACGAAACGATTGAGTTAAAACCCTCAGACTTCAACTCCTTGCAAGCGCAGGGCGAGTACCTTGCCCGAGAACTGCAG cCGTTGCTGGCCTCCGGgcctccgctgcatgcagcgattTGCTGtagcggcgccttcgcgtgcAGTCCCGTGTCTTCGGAGGCTTTCCtcgcagaaacagaaaggctCTTCCAGGCAAACTGCCTCCCGGCCCTCCTCTGCGCCCACACCGCCGCGGTGCTCTTCCGGAACCGCCAAGACACCCCACAGACTAGCCAAGACACCGTGCCCCCGCTGGTTGTCTTGACCGGCGCAGCGGCAGTGTCTTCGCATCCGCCCGCGCCGACTCCCGGGATGATTGGCTACGGTTGTGCGAAGGTATTTGTGCATCATCTGGTGCGTTCCctcgcggcgacgcaggtGGAAAAAGGTTTCCTGGGCGCGAAGGGAGGTGCGGATTCCCCAGGAGAGCCGCAGAGCCCACCCATCGATTTCCGAGTCGTCGGCATCCTCCCCACAGTGCTTGACACTCCTGCAAAccgcgactgcatgcgcgatgtgccggacgaagagaaagaaaactcGTGGACGAAAGTTGAGGAAATTGCGGAGAAGCTGGTGAAGTgggccgacggcgaggaggccgTCGAGAACGGCGGACTGTATGTGGtcaggacagagaaaggaaagacaacCTTTCTTGTGCCTCCCGAGGCGTAA